One Micromonospora sp. FIMYZ51 genomic window carries:
- a CDS encoding DUF6073 family protein — protein MTTPTTKPSVIYGRPVTTDGVPNRYAGTPVQPWTPPVPGIDNLGITSVDTFAVPGVGEYTVPFDGYVRVVRSEPTSDEWATAEVYTNLIEMKMTGSCEELGEITVTLNPDCLSTGQIRTPFDPYAGEGPAAKACRMAVGAIFDMPKLGLKLMNKEPIILTIDDVRQIPPAGSPGKGQIYRMLPLHDTRYPDKEPVAYVTSLRFTMGGYLAKDAM, from the coding sequence ATGACGACTCCCACCACGAAGCCCTCCGTGATCTACGGTCGGCCGGTGACCACCGACGGCGTTCCGAACCGCTACGCCGGCACCCCGGTGCAGCCGTGGACCCCGCCGGTCCCGGGCATCGACAACCTCGGGATCACGTCCGTCGACACGTTCGCCGTACCCGGCGTCGGCGAGTACACCGTGCCGTTCGACGGCTACGTCCGGGTGGTTCGCTCGGAGCCCACCTCGGACGAGTGGGCGACGGCCGAGGTCTACACCAACCTCATCGAGATGAAGATGACCGGTTCGTGCGAGGAACTCGGTGAGATCACCGTGACGCTGAACCCGGACTGCCTGTCCACCGGCCAGATCCGTACCCCGTTCGACCCGTACGCCGGTGAGGGACCCGCAGCGAAGGCGTGCCGGATGGCGGTCGGGGCGATCTTCGACATGCCGAAGCTGGGCCTCAAGCTGATGAACAAGGAACCGATCATCCTGACCATCGACGACGTGCGGCAGATCCCGCCGGCCGGTTCCCCGGGCAAGGGCCAGATCTACCGCATGCTGCCGCTGCACGACACCCGGTACCCGGACAAGGAGCCGGTCGCGTACGTGACCAGCCTCAGGTTCACCATGGGCGGCTACCTCGCCAAGGACGCGATGTAG
- a CDS encoding SRPBCC domain-containing protein — protein sequence MDDVQPVAAADPVRVDVVLSATVAQVWVALTDGARLAAWFGTPRGPWVPGSTWRVEFGDGDFFQVTPRHVVPDRRIEFDWSFLGVGPVQRVVWEVTPIADRTRVTVQDADPARSPAELHQMRAGWTDFLQRLSGHLRTGRPTRYDWREEIDGAVDIAAGWAPLHLDVVYRWLPVASDGFRPSWFFVIDDDGPRRFEVVNWRPDGARIEFGVRIPGAVRTTVAELSVETLADRQRLRFSHRGWRGLGLSDVRARALRSRFAATWTEALEQARQLGRSIVAEH from the coding sequence GTGGACGACGTTCAGCCGGTGGCCGCCGCCGACCCGGTCCGGGTCGACGTCGTGCTGTCGGCCACCGTGGCGCAGGTGTGGGTCGCGCTCACCGACGGGGCACGGCTGGCGGCGTGGTTCGGCACGCCGCGCGGGCCCTGGGTGCCCGGGTCGACCTGGCGTGTCGAGTTCGGCGACGGTGACTTCTTCCAGGTGACGCCGCGGCATGTGGTTCCCGACCGACGGATCGAGTTCGACTGGTCGTTTCTCGGCGTCGGTCCGGTGCAGCGGGTGGTCTGGGAGGTGACGCCGATCGCCGACCGGACCCGGGTCACGGTGCAGGACGCCGATCCCGCCCGGTCGCCGGCCGAGCTGCACCAGATGCGTGCCGGCTGGACGGACTTCCTCCAGCGGCTCTCCGGACATCTGCGTACCGGCCGGCCGACCCGGTACGACTGGCGGGAGGAGATCGACGGGGCCGTGGACATCGCGGCCGGCTGGGCGCCGCTGCACCTGGATGTGGTGTACCGGTGGCTGCCGGTCGCCAGCGACGGCTTCCGGCCGAGTTGGTTCTTCGTCATCGACGACGACGGCCCGCGCCGGTTCGAGGTGGTCAACTGGCGGCCGGATGGTGCGCGGATCGAGTTCGGGGTCCGGATCCCGGGCGCCGTGCGGACCACGGTCGCCGAGCTGTCCGTGGAAACCCTGGCCGACCGGCAACGCCTGCGGTTCAGCCATCGTGGCTGGCGCGGCCTCGGCCTGTCCGACGTGCGGGCCCGGGCGCTGCGCAGCCGGTTCGCCGCCACCTGGACCGAGGCGCTGGAGCAGGCCCGTCAGCTCGGTCGCAGCATCGTCGCGGAGCACTGA
- a CDS encoding winged helix-turn-helix transcriptional regulator has protein sequence MTMERKKRSYDQQCALAYALDVVGERWTLLIIRELLHGPRRYRELLDALPGIGTNLLAARLASLVDAGVLAPTEPRRRTGGYMLTDLGRSLHEPILGLSRFGMAHTTLHGARPGATVRASWAVLAIEAMVDAERAPEVDETYQFEVDAETFHVQVSAGQVEVRSGPAVDPTLTVRADANSFFRVGMRQLDPIEALVSGAVAVEGVPAAVTRCLRLIGLMNDVATPGRSAALGPATA, from the coding sequence GTGACCATGGAGCGCAAGAAACGGAGTTACGACCAGCAGTGCGCCTTGGCGTACGCGCTGGACGTGGTGGGTGAGCGGTGGACGCTGCTCATCATTCGTGAACTCCTGCACGGACCCCGCCGTTACCGAGAGTTACTCGACGCGCTGCCTGGCATCGGCACCAACCTGCTGGCGGCCCGACTGGCCTCGCTCGTCGACGCCGGTGTGCTGGCACCCACCGAACCGCGCCGCCGCACCGGCGGATACATGCTGACCGACCTTGGGCGCTCCCTGCACGAACCAATTCTCGGGTTGTCCCGCTTCGGGATGGCCCACACGACGCTGCACGGGGCCCGTCCCGGTGCGACGGTCCGCGCCTCCTGGGCCGTGCTGGCGATCGAGGCCATGGTCGATGCTGAACGGGCGCCGGAGGTCGACGAGACCTACCAGTTCGAGGTGGACGCGGAAACGTTCCATGTGCAGGTGAGCGCCGGGCAGGTTGAGGTCCGGTCTGGTCCGGCGGTCGACCCGACGCTCACGGTACGGGCCGACGCGAACAGCTTCTTCCGGGTCGGCATGCGTCAGTTGGACCCGATCGAGGCCCTGGTCAGCGGTGCCGTGGCGGTGGAGGGCGTGCCGGCGGCCGTCACCCGCTGCCTGCGCCTGATCGGGCTGATGAACGACGTCGCCACGCCCGGACGCTCCGCCGCGCTCGGGCCAGCTACCGCCTGA
- a CDS encoding YdeI/OmpD-associated family protein, with protein sequence MSETFHGTLVCEQVGAWTYVTVPDEVAARLGDRARVPVTGHVEDASFTGSMMTGPNGVRYIVVNKAVREAAGVAAGDTVRVTLAPDAATRTVEVPDDLAAALADAPAAGEFFETLSYSRTKEYVSWITGAKRPETRARRVAQAVELLAAGRVLKG encoded by the coding sequence ATGAGTGAGACGTTCCACGGCACCCTGGTGTGCGAGCAGGTTGGCGCCTGGACGTACGTGACCGTGCCCGACGAGGTCGCCGCCCGGCTCGGCGACCGGGCCAGGGTTCCGGTGACCGGGCACGTCGAGGATGCCTCGTTCACGGGCTCGATGATGACCGGGCCGAACGGCGTGCGGTACATCGTGGTCAACAAGGCCGTCCGGGAGGCGGCCGGCGTCGCGGCGGGTGACACGGTACGGGTGACGCTCGCGCCGGACGCCGCGACCCGCACCGTCGAGGTGCCGGACGACCTCGCCGCCGCGTTGGCCGACGCCCCGGCGGCCGGTGAGTTCTTCGAGACGCTGTCGTACTCGCGTACCAAGGAGTACGTCAGCTGGATCACGGGCGCCAAGCGACCGGAGACCCGTGCCCGTCGGGTCGCCCAGGCGGTGGAACTCCTCGCGGCCGGTCGGGTGCTGAAGGGCTGA
- a CDS encoding SRPBCC family protein, which translates to MSVESIERNGSQPTPEAPWPDFAELEPPRIVDAFPPLNAVQARSIVQDRWERLVAVTEVPMSIDRVWQALTTPDEIRHWLARCRGSLTEIDSDVLLDFEDGEFFHCRPVVAEAPQNDRAVLKYFWRWVGVGPATRVIWELDTTSSGGTKITATEEALNSPSDWRSWNGNGWPGILDQLAGYLRTGTTWRWPWRRMGPYVQIELEATPYDAWELLSKTESLRYWLQRRFGSFTTGDKLTLIMGDASGVVEMTVHRHVEPNQQFPSYLPWLEFGLKRASWPVELNGKLYIEPAGVNRSLFQIFVDNWENLPTELQREEREIICGFFRDSMVRAQNLTSPRPTPSHPHGWS; encoded by the coding sequence GTGTCTGTCGAATCGATCGAACGCAACGGGTCGCAGCCGACACCGGAAGCGCCCTGGCCGGACTTCGCCGAGTTGGAGCCACCACGCATCGTCGACGCCTTTCCGCCGCTGAACGCCGTGCAGGCACGCTCCATCGTGCAGGACCGCTGGGAGCGGTTGGTGGCCGTGACCGAGGTGCCGATGTCGATCGACCGGGTGTGGCAGGCCCTGACGACGCCCGACGAGATCCGCCACTGGCTGGCCCGGTGTCGCGGCTCGCTCACCGAGATCGACAGCGACGTGCTGCTCGACTTCGAGGACGGCGAGTTCTTCCACTGCCGGCCCGTCGTCGCCGAGGCACCGCAGAACGACCGTGCCGTGCTCAAGTACTTCTGGCGGTGGGTCGGGGTCGGACCCGCCACGCGGGTGATCTGGGAGCTGGACACGACGTCGTCCGGGGGCACGAAGATCACCGCCACCGAGGAGGCGCTGAACTCGCCGTCGGACTGGCGCAGTTGGAACGGCAACGGCTGGCCGGGCATCCTGGACCAGCTCGCCGGCTACCTGCGTACGGGCACGACCTGGCGGTGGCCGTGGCGGCGGATGGGCCCGTACGTGCAGATCGAACTGGAGGCGACGCCCTACGACGCGTGGGAACTGCTGAGCAAGACCGAGTCGCTGCGCTACTGGTTGCAGCGCCGGTTCGGCTCGTTCACCACCGGCGACAAGCTCACCCTGATCATGGGTGACGCCAGCGGTGTGGTGGAGATGACGGTGCACCGCCATGTGGAGCCGAACCAGCAGTTCCCGTCCTACCTGCCGTGGCTGGAGTTCGGACTGAAGCGGGCGTCCTGGCCGGTGGAGCTGAACGGCAAGCTCTACATCGAACCGGCAGGCGTCAACCGCAGTCTCTTCCAGATCTTCGTGGACAACTGGGAGAACCTCCCCACCGAGTTGCAGCGGGAGGAGCGGGAGATCATCTGTGGCTTCTTCCGCGACTCGATGGTCCGTGCGCAGAACCTGACCTCACCCCGGCCCACCCCCTCCCACCCGCACGGCTGGTCCTGA
- a CDS encoding cytochrome P450 has product MTLSERAMEETPDALIQLMSPAAVEDPYPIYARLRETAPVYPSQFGAYLVSRYADVEFVLKHPDLFPGARPEAMAEMFPQAVEHEAYDVLVSSLVGSNPPKHTRLRQLIGRGFTSRRVAHLQTSMELWSDRLLAGVTERLNDGETVDLHSTVSVPMPMHMISDLIGIPEPDRERLAEQVPEMMNVVDPAATPDAVRRADDAFRELGEYFDVLIEQRRRDPRDDLVSALVSARDDGEGRLNDAELRNLLFTLWSAGFETTATAIDNAVLLLLADPARGAWLDSEDGTRRFVEETLRYEPSVQVAPGLRFAAEPVVLADTPIPQGAQVRLLIGAANRDPAAYPDPDVFDPRRSGPAPLSFGAGIHYCLGAGLAKLEIGVLLNRLHRTMPGLVLAGPPVRRRTVPLRDFVSVPVKLAR; this is encoded by the coding sequence ATGACGCTTTCCGAGCGTGCCATGGAGGAGACCCCCGACGCCCTGATCCAACTGATGTCACCGGCCGCCGTCGAGGACCCGTACCCGATCTACGCGCGCCTGCGGGAGACGGCACCGGTCTACCCGAGCCAGTTCGGCGCGTACCTCGTCTCCCGGTACGCCGACGTGGAGTTCGTGTTGAAGCATCCGGACCTCTTCCCGGGCGCCCGCCCGGAGGCGATGGCCGAGATGTTTCCGCAGGCCGTCGAGCACGAGGCGTACGACGTGCTGGTCAGCTCGCTGGTCGGCAGCAATCCGCCGAAACACACCCGGCTGCGGCAGCTGATCGGGCGCGGCTTCACCAGCCGGCGGGTCGCCCACCTGCAAACGTCGATGGAGCTGTGGTCGGACCGGCTGCTGGCCGGCGTGACCGAGCGGCTGAACGACGGCGAGACGGTGGATCTGCACTCGACGGTGTCGGTGCCCATGCCGATGCACATGATCTCGGACCTCATCGGGATCCCGGAGCCCGACCGGGAGCGGCTGGCGGAGCAGGTGCCGGAGATGATGAACGTGGTCGATCCGGCGGCCACCCCCGACGCGGTGCGCCGCGCGGACGACGCGTTCCGCGAACTCGGCGAGTACTTCGACGTACTCATTGAGCAGCGACGTCGGGACCCCCGCGACGACCTGGTCTCCGCACTGGTGTCGGCGCGCGACGACGGCGAGGGCCGGCTCAACGACGCAGAACTGCGCAACCTGCTCTTCACGCTCTGGTCGGCCGGGTTCGAGACGACGGCGACGGCGATCGACAACGCCGTCCTGCTGCTGCTCGCCGATCCCGCGCGCGGTGCCTGGCTGGACAGCGAGGACGGCACCCGCAGGTTCGTCGAGGAGACGCTGCGCTACGAGCCGTCCGTGCAGGTGGCGCCCGGCCTGCGGTTCGCCGCCGAGCCGGTGGTGCTGGCTGACACGCCCATCCCGCAGGGCGCGCAGGTGCGGCTGTTGATCGGCGCGGCCAACCGGGATCCGGCCGCATATCCCGATCCTGACGTCTTCGACCCGAGGCGCTCCGGACCGGCGCCGCTGAGCTTCGGCGCGGGAATCCACTACTGCCTCGGCGCCGGCCTGGCCAAACTGGAGATCGGTGTGCTGCTGAACCGGCTGCACCGCACGATGCCCGGCCTGGTCCTGGCCGGGCCGCCGGTGCGGCGTCGCACGGTGCCGCTGCGCGACTTCGTCTCGGTGCCGGTAAAGCTCGCTCGATAG
- a CDS encoding ATP-binding cassette domain-containing protein, translating into MVYAIRAHNLTKKLGKKEVLHALSLEAPAGTVVGLLGPNGAGKTTTVRILSTLLPADSGRVEICGIDASAQPGRIRGLIGLTGQFAAVDQVLTGRENVELVARLYRIGRTEARRRTTEVLARFGLDEVAGRPVKTYSGGMRRRLDLATSILMRPQVLFLDEPTTGLDLESRLGLWAEIEMLVRDGTTVLLTTQYLDEADRLASSITVLDHGRTVAQGTPTELKSQVGGDRVEFVLADPAQIETAVATLRTVGEREPVVDRSLAQVTVRLGGDIAAVAEMLRRLRDADVQVVTHVVRQPTLDDVFLALTGSRAATAAEEEPAQRNGRRTAGMGADK; encoded by the coding sequence ATGGTTTATGCGATCAGGGCGCACAACCTCACCAAGAAACTAGGTAAAAAAGAGGTACTTCACGCCCTCTCCCTGGAAGCTCCGGCGGGGACGGTGGTCGGGCTGCTCGGTCCCAACGGCGCTGGTAAGACCACCACCGTCCGGATCCTGTCGACGCTGTTGCCGGCCGACTCCGGTCGAGTGGAGATCTGCGGCATCGACGCCTCCGCGCAGCCTGGCCGGATTCGCGGCCTGATCGGGCTGACCGGTCAGTTCGCCGCTGTCGACCAGGTGCTGACCGGCCGGGAGAACGTGGAGCTCGTTGCGCGCCTGTATCGCATCGGCCGCACCGAGGCGCGTCGACGCACCACCGAGGTGCTCGCCCGGTTCGGTCTGGACGAGGTCGCCGGCCGGCCGGTCAAGACCTACTCCGGGGGCATGCGGCGGCGACTCGACCTGGCGACCAGCATCCTCATGCGCCCGCAGGTGCTCTTCCTGGACGAGCCGACGACCGGCCTCGACCTGGAGTCGCGGCTCGGCCTCTGGGCCGAGATCGAGATGCTCGTCCGCGACGGCACCACCGTGCTGCTGACCACCCAGTACCTGGACGAGGCCGACCGGCTCGCCTCGTCGATCACGGTGCTGGACCACGGGCGGACGGTGGCCCAGGGCACCCCCACCGAGCTGAAGTCTCAGGTCGGTGGCGACCGGGTGGAGTTCGTGCTCGCCGACCCGGCCCAGATCGAGACGGCGGTCGCCACGCTGCGCACGGTGGGCGAGCGCGAACCGGTGGTCGACCGGTCGTTGGCGCAGGTCACCGTGCGCCTCGGCGGCGACATCGCCGCGGTGGCGGAGATGCTGCGCCGGCTGCGCGACGCCGATGTTCAGGTCGTGACGCACGTGGTGCGGCAGCCCACCCTGGACGACGTCTTCCTGGCGCTGACCGGCAGTCGGGCGGCGACCGCTGCGGAAGAGGAGCCCGCGCAGCGGAACGGACGGCGCACCGCCGGGATGGGAGCGGACAAGTGA
- a CDS encoding ABC transporter permease, with translation MTIDESLARQDVRGPQVGHEAGPRRGPGWFLNDVALLTGRNLKHIRRRPDQLMAAILQPMMFFILFTYVFGGAISVPGGDYKQFVLPGVFGQIVVFGGIAGMCVGIAEDLRNGMMDRFRSLPMSSSAVLLGRTVAELLRNLVALIVTGAVGYAFGFRLHGTFLQTLAGIGVLLLFGFALCWVLAIVGITASSAEGAQTTAMPWMFLFGFVSSAFVPSESMPGWLRPFSDNSPVTLTINSARDYFNGVSPGGDAAASVVWSIGLLVVFVPIATLLFRKASART, from the coding sequence GTGACGATCGACGAATCGCTGGCACGCCAGGACGTGCGCGGCCCGCAGGTCGGCCACGAGGCGGGCCCCCGCCGCGGCCCGGGCTGGTTCCTCAACGACGTGGCCCTGCTGACCGGGCGCAACCTCAAGCACATCCGCCGCCGGCCCGACCAGCTGATGGCCGCGATCCTTCAGCCGATGATGTTCTTCATCCTGTTCACGTACGTCTTCGGCGGCGCCATCTCGGTACCCGGCGGCGACTACAAGCAGTTCGTGCTGCCGGGCGTGTTCGGTCAGATCGTGGTCTTCGGTGGCATCGCGGGCATGTGTGTCGGCATCGCCGAGGACCTGCGCAACGGCATGATGGACCGGTTCCGCTCGCTGCCGATGAGCAGCAGCGCCGTGCTCCTCGGCCGGACCGTGGCCGAGCTGCTGCGCAACCTGGTCGCGCTGATCGTCACCGGCGCGGTGGGCTACGCGTTCGGTTTCCGCCTGCACGGCACGTTCCTGCAAACCCTGGCCGGCATCGGTGTGCTGCTGCTGTTCGGCTTCGCGCTCTGCTGGGTGCTGGCCATCGTGGGCATCACCGCCTCCAGCGCGGAAGGTGCCCAGACGACCGCGATGCCGTGGATGTTCCTGTTCGGATTTGTCAGCTCCGCCTTCGTGCCGTCCGAGTCGATGCCCGGCTGGTTGCGGCCCTTCAGCGACAACAGCCCGGTCACGTTGACCATCAACTCCGCCCGGGACTACTTCAACGGGGTGTCACCCGGTGGCGACGCCGCGGCCTCCGTGGTGTGGTCGATCGGGCTGCTGGTGGTGTTCGTGCCGATCGCCACGCTCCTGTTCCGCAAGGCATCGGCGAGAACCTGA
- a CDS encoding sulfotransferase family protein: MEVIGVGFGRTGTASLKQALDILGYGPTYHTREILKDPGRLAGWRRAVDGEPVDWNAIFDGYRSTVDWPAAAFWRELVDRYPEAKIILTVRDPVQWHRSCMRTIFMAYRQGRVSRTMVALMQIPLRLADRRLAAFNPIFDGVFRRHFGDGPIHDEKYAVEVFEKHVRDVIDTVPAEKLLVYRPAEGWPTLCKFLGVGVPIVAFPHDNDQQAFQQQSRLHVTRALGRVVTEPVRRFGNWVSRRRDRDKAAGQLR, encoded by the coding sequence ATGGAGGTGATCGGCGTCGGCTTCGGGCGTACCGGCACGGCCTCGCTCAAGCAGGCCCTGGACATCCTGGGTTACGGTCCGACCTACCACACCCGGGAGATCCTGAAGGACCCCGGGCGCCTGGCCGGCTGGCGGCGCGCCGTGGATGGCGAACCGGTGGACTGGAATGCCATCTTCGACGGTTACCGCTCCACGGTCGACTGGCCTGCGGCGGCGTTCTGGCGTGAACTCGTGGACCGCTATCCCGAGGCAAAAATCATTCTTACCGTACGCGATCCGGTGCAGTGGCACCGATCGTGCATGCGCACCATTTTCATGGCCTATCGGCAAGGCCGGGTGAGCCGCACGATGGTGGCCTTGATGCAGATTCCGCTGCGTCTCGCCGACCGTCGTCTTGCGGCCTTCAACCCCATTTTCGACGGCGTGTTCCGACGGCATTTCGGCGACGGGCCGATCCACGACGAGAAGTATGCCGTCGAGGTGTTCGAAAAGCACGTCCGGGACGTGATCGACACGGTCCCGGCGGAAAAACTCCTGGTTTACCGACCAGCGGAAGGATGGCCGACCTTGTGTAAATTCCTTGGGGTGGGCGTGCCCATCGTCGCCTTCCCACACGACAACGACCAACAGGCATTCCAGCAGCAGAGCCGCCTCCACGTGACCCGGGCCCTCGGCCGGGTGGTCACCGAGCCGGTGCGGCGGTTCGGCAACTGGGTTTCCCGACGCCGGGATCGGGACAAGGCGGCCGGTCAGCTTCGCTGA
- a CDS encoding alkyl sulfatase dimerization domain-containing protein: MDKELEDYADRVWRGDEQLFAYFKGELRKDGLRRIADGVWMWPATGNVYVFETGDGLALFDTGDRNTAPGLHAAVRARTAAPVVAAVYSHGHIDHVLGLSPFDAEAAERADPAIVVVAHEAVCDRFARYRLTGGYNAVVNQRQFRAPGITWPTTYREPDRTYRDEMTLRVGELTMELRHGRGETDDATIGWIPQRRILCCGDFYAWNAPNAGNPQKVQRYVSDWATALRAMADLGAEVLLPGHGVPIVGADRIRETLLGSATVLTVLHDGVVARMNEGQSLDEILHAGLVTQEVAELLGRPWLRPSYDDPEFIIRNVWRRYGGWYDGDPSALKPAPRAALAIELAGLVGGARRLADRAVELAGAGDLALAGHLVEWAALSSPDDPDVQRMRAQVFGALEAAAPSLMARGIYGWAVAESQARADGSDPWSTMRGGRWAP; the protein is encoded by the coding sequence GTGGACAAGGAACTCGAGGACTACGCCGACCGTGTCTGGCGCGGCGATGAGCAACTGTTCGCCTACTTCAAGGGCGAACTCCGCAAGGACGGGTTGCGCCGCATCGCCGACGGCGTGTGGATGTGGCCGGCGACCGGCAACGTGTACGTGTTCGAGACGGGTGACGGCCTGGCGCTGTTCGACACCGGTGATCGCAACACGGCACCGGGCCTGCACGCCGCGGTCCGGGCGCGGACCGCGGCACCGGTGGTGGCCGCCGTCTACTCGCACGGGCACATCGATCACGTGCTCGGCCTGTCACCCTTCGACGCGGAGGCGGCCGAGCGGGCCGATCCGGCCATCGTGGTCGTCGCGCACGAGGCGGTCTGCGATCGCTTCGCCCGATATCGGCTGACCGGTGGCTACAACGCCGTGGTCAACCAGCGGCAGTTCCGGGCACCCGGCATCACCTGGCCGACGACGTACCGCGAGCCCGATCGGACCTACCGTGACGAGATGACGCTGCGCGTCGGTGAGCTGACGATGGAGCTGCGGCACGGCCGTGGCGAGACGGACGACGCCACCATCGGCTGGATTCCGCAGCGCCGCATCCTGTGCTGCGGCGACTTCTACGCCTGGAACGCGCCAAACGCCGGCAACCCACAGAAGGTGCAGCGCTACGTCAGTGATTGGGCCACCGCACTGCGCGCGATGGCCGACCTCGGTGCCGAGGTGCTGCTCCCGGGACACGGCGTGCCGATCGTCGGTGCCGATCGCATCCGGGAGACCCTGCTCGGCTCTGCCACGGTACTGACCGTGCTGCACGACGGTGTCGTGGCGCGTATGAACGAGGGGCAGAGCCTCGATGAGATCCTGCACGCCGGCCTCGTCACCCAGGAGGTCGCCGAGCTGCTTGGACGCCCGTGGCTGCGCCCCAGCTATGACGATCCGGAGTTCATCATCCGCAACGTGTGGCGTAGGTACGGCGGTTGGTACGACGGTGATCCGTCCGCGTTGAAACCGGCGCCGCGCGCCGCCTTGGCGATCGAGTTGGCCGGGCTCGTCGGTGGCGCGCGGCGGCTGGCGGACCGAGCGGTCGAGCTGGCCGGGGCGGGGGACCTCGCCCTCGCCGGGCACCTGGTGGAGTGGGCGGCGTTGAGTTCGCCGGACGACCCTGATGTGCAGCGGATGCGTGCGCAGGTGTTCGGTGCCCTGGAAGCTGCGGCTCCGTCGCTGATGGCCCGGGGAATCTACGGGTGGGCGGTGGCGGAGTCCCAGGCCAGGGCCGACGGCTCCGATCCCTGGTCGACGATGCGCGGCGGGCGTTGGGCACCGTGA
- a CDS encoding VOC family protein: MGISHITLITIPVTDQDKAKDFYEKLGFTVTNDHEMTPDEMPPEPGLRWLQLAAPNGGATIVLATWGVGGLRPGAQHISVACTDAKELHGELTEKGLEPSPPFEAPWGAFFSMEDPDGNGVMIVEEPAG; encoded by the coding sequence ATGGGAATCAGCCACATCACCCTGATCACGATTCCGGTCACGGATCAGGACAAGGCGAAGGATTTCTACGAGAAGCTCGGCTTCACGGTCACGAATGACCACGAGATGACTCCCGACGAAATGCCGCCGGAGCCAGGTTTGCGCTGGCTCCAGCTCGCCGCGCCGAACGGCGGCGCCACCATCGTCCTCGCCACCTGGGGCGTCGGTGGCCTCCGCCCGGGCGCCCAGCACATCTCCGTCGCGTGCACCGACGCCAAGGAGTTGCACGGCGAGCTGACCGAGAAGGGCCTGGAGCCCTCGCCGCCGTTCGAGGCACCCTGGGGCGCCTTCTTCTCCATGGAGGACCCGGACGGCAACGGCGTCATGATCGTCGAGGAGCCCGCCGGCTGA
- a CDS encoding methyltransferase domain-containing protein, translated as MAGDPAPDGTTSTKDLAQVFDRAAPRYDRTGVAFFGPIGERLVRGLKLSEGQSVLDVGCGQGACTVPAARAVGPTGSVVGLDVAPAMVDGARAELAEEKLDNAWVTVGDASAPPYPPASFDAVVAGLMVFMLPEPAQAIRRYRTLLRPRGILAMSTFGVDDPAFFHVTDAVVPFVEGGMPPVPGRTGNPLRSKDGIRDLLADAGFSEVRIDDETLELEFRDTAQWWDWLWQTAGRMVLERVPEQRLGDARAAAAARMEEIRADRGRLLVRWNVWYTYAVAR; from the coding sequence ATGGCCGGCGACCCGGCACCCGACGGAACCACCTCCACCAAGGATCTGGCCCAGGTCTTCGACCGCGCCGCACCCCGGTACGACCGCACCGGCGTGGCGTTCTTCGGGCCGATCGGCGAGCGTCTCGTACGTGGACTGAAGCTGAGCGAGGGCCAGTCCGTGCTTGATGTCGGCTGCGGGCAGGGCGCCTGCACCGTTCCGGCGGCGCGGGCCGTCGGACCGACGGGCTCGGTCGTCGGCCTCGACGTGGCACCGGCAATGGTCGACGGTGCCCGCGCCGAACTCGCCGAGGAGAAGCTGGACAACGCCTGGGTCACGGTGGGCGACGCGAGCGCACCACCGTATCCGCCGGCGAGCTTCGACGCGGTGGTCGCCGGTCTGATGGTCTTCATGCTGCCCGAGCCCGCGCAGGCGATCCGCAGGTACCGGACGTTGCTCCGTCCCCGGGGCATCCTGGCCATGAGCACGTTCGGCGTCGACGACCCGGCGTTCTTCCACGTCACCGACGCCGTTGTGCCGTTCGTCGAGGGCGGTATGCCGCCGGTGCCGGGCCGGACCGGGAATCCGCTGCGCAGCAAGGACGGCATCCGCGACCTGCTGGCCGACGCCGGCTTCAGCGAAGTGCGCATTGACGACGAGACGCTGGAGCTTGAGTTCCGGGACACCGCGCAGTGGTGGGACTGGCTGTGGCAGACGGCCGGGCGGATGGTGCTCGAACGGGTGCCGGAACAGCGGCTGGGTGACGCCCGGGCCGCCGCCGCCGCCCGGATGGAGGAGATTCGCGCCGATCGCGGCCGACTCCTCGTGCGCTGGAACGTCTGGTACACGTACGCCGTTGCGCGTTGA